Proteins encoded within one genomic window of Hahella chejuensis KCTC 2396:
- a CDS encoding response regulator transcription factor translates to MKIGLLEDDQNLADQLLLNLRNSDFQCRHYNTGKDFLFAVTHDSFDLLIMDWQLPDMDGIDILRKVRQQQEWPIPVLFLTQREAEEDIIEALEAGADDYMVKPARPGELIARLKALSRRNRTEESDAEEASYGPFSINHKKRTIQLNGEPLTLTDKDFDLTTFLFENKGRLLSRKYLLERVWGVSSDINTRTVDTHMSRLRRKLGIKPENGFRIKTIYQHGYRLEEVE, encoded by the coding sequence ATGAAAATCGGACTTCTAGAAGACGACCAGAATCTGGCGGACCAGCTATTGCTAAATCTGCGGAACTCAGATTTTCAATGCCGCCATTACAATACGGGGAAAGATTTTTTATTCGCCGTCACCCATGACAGCTTCGATTTGCTCATTATGGACTGGCAACTGCCGGATATGGACGGCATCGACATCCTCCGCAAAGTGCGGCAGCAGCAGGAATGGCCAATCCCGGTGCTATTCCTGACCCAGCGCGAAGCGGAGGAAGATATTATTGAGGCGCTGGAGGCCGGCGCCGACGATTACATGGTGAAGCCGGCGCGACCCGGCGAACTCATCGCCCGGCTCAAGGCGTTGAGTCGGAGAAACCGCACGGAGGAGAGCGATGCCGAAGAAGCCAGCTACGGCCCCTTCAGCATCAACCACAAGAAACGGACCATTCAACTGAACGGCGAGCCGCTGACGTTGACGGACAAAGACTTCGACCTGACCACGTTTTTGTTCGAAAACAAAGGCCGCCTGCTGTCGCGCAAGTACCTGCTGGAGCGGGTCTGGGGCGTTAGCAGCGACATCAATACCCGCACCGTAGACACGCATATGAGCCGTCTGCGGCGAAAACTGGGAATCAAACCGGAAAACGGATTTCGCATTAAAACCATTTACCAGCACGGTTATCGGCTGGAGGAAGTGGAATAG
- a CDS encoding FecR domain-containing protein: MKQSKRHLLWLWFLCWFSCAGLAQEPDKMEWTYTTRPNDSLQSIGERFLAPNRGWDALMRYNSLNDAWSLTPGTQLRIPVAWLRHYPQSASLLNLRGKVWLRKAHTSHYVLATQEAKLEIGDEIKTDEGAALVGFADGSELTVSRQSIVIFNTLTHYGDTGMVDTRLRLLRGKMQQKVTPRRGPASRYEVSTPSAVAAVRGTAFRLRATSEVTVAEVTEGVVEVSNATASRKLYKGQGATVGSGSAFYEIQLPEAPEVSASAVYNAAPVKLSWAPVTNATAYVIEVFKGDGKELPVFSQQIDAPLVELPDLGNGDYRLLLRAVDPGGLEGVDTEVRFRVEQKAEPAQLITPLTGALLREPRPVFRWRLDTPTQMSSLEISADPQFTALYTRTPFSSISSAQAERNLNAGEYFWRIATLAGGDDFSYSESRRFTILGKLDDTHVIAVNYFEEKAKVFWKSVANADRYILQLAEDEFFNRVIEEQQVEKTSANLRLTPEKTYWIRIRPVAGPLYSSNFGATQAVRIEP, from the coding sequence TTGAAACAGAGCAAACGCCACTTGCTGTGGTTGTGGTTCCTGTGCTGGTTCTCCTGCGCCGGGTTGGCTCAAGAGCCCGACAAGATGGAATGGACCTACACCACCCGCCCCAACGACAGTCTGCAAAGCATCGGTGAGCGCTTTCTTGCGCCTAATCGCGGCTGGGATGCGCTCATGCGTTATAACAGTCTCAACGACGCCTGGTCGCTGACGCCCGGCACTCAGCTGAGGATTCCTGTGGCCTGGCTGCGCCATTATCCGCAATCCGCGTCACTGCTTAATCTGCGCGGCAAAGTATGGCTGCGTAAAGCGCACACCTCCCATTATGTGTTGGCGACACAGGAAGCCAAACTGGAAATCGGCGACGAAATCAAAACTGACGAGGGGGCGGCGCTGGTCGGTTTCGCGGACGGCAGCGAACTGACTGTCTCCCGCCAGTCCATCGTGATCTTCAATACTCTGACTCATTACGGCGATACCGGCATGGTGGATACGCGGTTGCGTCTGCTGCGAGGCAAAATGCAGCAGAAAGTGACGCCCCGCCGAGGCCCTGCTTCCCGCTATGAAGTCTCCACGCCGTCCGCCGTAGCGGCGGTGCGCGGCACAGCTTTCCGCTTGCGGGCGACCTCTGAGGTTACGGTGGCGGAAGTCACCGAGGGCGTGGTGGAAGTCTCCAACGCCACCGCCTCCCGCAAACTGTATAAAGGACAGGGCGCCACGGTGGGCTCCGGTTCCGCCTTCTATGAAATTCAACTACCGGAAGCCCCGGAGGTATCCGCTTCAGCGGTGTATAACGCCGCGCCAGTGAAGTTGAGCTGGGCCCCAGTGACAAACGCGACGGCTTACGTTATCGAAGTGTTTAAAGGCGATGGCAAGGAGCTGCCGGTTTTTTCCCAGCAAATTGACGCTCCCCTGGTTGAATTGCCCGACCTGGGCAATGGCGACTACCGTTTACTGCTTCGCGCGGTGGACCCGGGAGGATTGGAGGGCGTGGATACGGAAGTGCGCTTCAGGGTGGAGCAAAAGGCGGAGCCGGCGCAGCTGATTACGCCGCTGACCGGGGCGTTGCTGCGAGAGCCGCGCCCCGTCTTCCGCTGGCGACTGGACACGCCAACTCAGATGTCCAGCCTTGAAATCTCCGCCGATCCTCAGTTCACCGCCCTCTACACCCGCACCCCCTTCTCTTCCATCTCCAGCGCCCAAGCCGAACGTAACCTGAACGCAGGCGAATATTTCTGGCGCATCGCCACCCTGGCCGGCGGTGACGACTTTTCCTATAGCGAGTCGCGGAGATTCACCATTCTGGGAAAGCTTGACGACACCCACGTCATAGCGGTGAATTATTTTGAAGAAAAAGCGAAAGTGTTCTGGAAAAGCGTGGCCAATGCAGACCGGTATATACTTCAGTTGGCGGAAGACGAATTTTTCAACCGGGTCATCGAAGAGCAACAGGTGGAGAAAACCTCCGCCAACCTCCGTCTGACTCCGGAAAAGACATACTGGATTCGCATCAGACCGGTGGCGGGACCACTCTACTCCTCCAACTTCGGCGCGACCCAGGCAGTCAGAATAGAGCCGTAG